A genomic stretch from Corynebacterium sp. 21KM1197 includes:
- the purE gene encoding 5-(carboxyamino)imidazole ribonucleotide mutase, with protein sequence MTPLVGLIMGSDSDWDTVAPAAEVLAEFGVPFEVGVVSAHRTPERMLSYAKNAHHQGIKAIIACAGGAAHLPGMVAAATPLPVIGVPRALKDLDGMDSLLSIVQMPAGVPVATVSIGGAKNAGLLAVRILSAGDDSLREKMVAYQENMAAEVERKDAALKQRLMGE encoded by the coding sequence ATGACCCCCCTCGTTGGCCTCATCATGGGCTCCGATTCCGACTGGGACACCGTGGCCCCCGCCGCCGAGGTGCTCGCGGAGTTCGGCGTGCCCTTTGAAGTGGGCGTGGTATCCGCCCACCGCACCCCGGAGCGCATGCTCTCCTACGCCAAGAACGCCCACCACCAGGGCATCAAGGCGATCATCGCCTGCGCCGGGGGAGCCGCGCACCTGCCGGGCATGGTGGCGGCGGCCACCCCGCTGCCGGTGATCGGCGTGCCGCGCGCGCTCAAGGACCTCGACGGCATGGATTCCCTGCTCTCCATCGTGCAGATGCCCGCTGGGGTGCCGGTGGCCACCGTCTCCATCGGCGGGGCCAAGAACGCCGGCCTGCTGGCCGTGCGGATTCTCTCCGCCGGGGATGACTCCCTGCGCGAGAAGATGGTGGCCTACCAGGAGAATATGGCCGCCGAGGTGGAGCGCAAGGACGCCGCCCTCAAGCAACGCCTCATGGGGGAATAG
- a CDS encoding YdcF family protein — MPVLVLGARLRKGAVGPMLEARLRAALARYEAAAPGSKPIVVVSGKGEAPAMARWLAERGVASEHLVAEERAESTNENLENAHALIPHAGRWVVVTNGFHVWRTRLWVWHLRLPMRVVAAPTVGRRRPVTYAREVAAVVHSSARIAWRRAVRRWARR, encoded by the coding sequence ATGCCGGTGTTGGTGCTGGGTGCGCGCCTACGCAAGGGGGCCGTGGGGCCGATGCTGGAGGCGCGCCTGCGGGCGGCGTTGGCCCGGTACGAGGCCGCAGCACCGGGAAGCAAACCCATCGTGGTGGTCAGCGGCAAGGGGGAGGCCCCCGCTATGGCGCGGTGGTTGGCGGAGCGCGGCGTGGCCTCGGAGCACCTCGTAGCGGAGGAGCGGGCGGAATCTACCAATGAGAACCTGGAAAACGCCCACGCCCTCATTCCCCACGCCGGACGGTGGGTGGTGGTGACCAATGGCTTTCACGTATGGCGCACCCGCCTGTGGGTCTGGCACCTGCGGCTGCCCATGCGGGTGGTGGCAGCCCCCACCGTGGGGCGGAGAAGGCCGGTGACCTACGCCCGGGAGGTGGCGGCCGTGGTTCACTCCTCCGCGCGGATTGCGTGGCGGCGGGCGGTGCGGCGCTGGGCACGCCGGTGA
- a CDS encoding TIGR03089 family protein: MELLAHLLTADPARPRFTVYDEHTQSRLDFSAQTLDNWAAKVGNMLYEELDLAPGSQINISLPCGWQSCVIALGAITAGVDYAFGDATDAEVEFCTIDRVPDNPVGDLVVVTDDPFGRGVVETGGTLPPGTVDFGPTVRFYGEQFLSPTPRLADLAARSDLPAEARVLSTGWIDTPGFHRTVLEPLAVGGSAVVVSGMVAEERLGTIAEMEKTTLRL; the protein is encoded by the coding sequence ATGGAACTCCTCGCCCACCTCTTAACGGCGGACCCCGCGCGCCCCCGGTTCACCGTCTACGACGAGCACACCCAGTCCCGCCTCGACTTTTCCGCCCAGACCCTGGACAACTGGGCGGCCAAGGTGGGCAACATGCTTTATGAGGAGTTAGACCTCGCCCCCGGCTCCCAGATCAACATCTCGCTGCCCTGCGGCTGGCAATCCTGCGTGATCGCCCTGGGCGCGATCACCGCCGGGGTGGACTACGCCTTTGGCGACGCCACCGACGCCGAGGTGGAGTTCTGCACCATAGACCGCGTGCCGGATAACCCCGTGGGCGACCTGGTGGTGGTCACCGACGACCCCTTTGGCCGGGGCGTGGTGGAAACCGGGGGCACCCTGCCCCCGGGCACCGTGGATTTTGGCCCCACCGTGCGCTTTTATGGGGAGCAATTCCTCTCCCCCACCCCGCGCCTGGCGGACCTCGCCGCGCGCAGCGATCTTCCCGCCGAAGCGCGCGTGCTCTCCACCGGCTGGATCGACACCCCCGGCTTCCATCGCACCGTTCTCGAGCCCCTGGCGGTGGGCGGCTCCGCCGTGGTGGTCTCCGGCATGGTCGCCGAGGAACGGCTCGGCACCATCGCGGAGATGGAAAAGACCACCCTGCGGCTCTGA
- a CDS encoding LCP family protein translates to MTKHSWPQPSSSSSSRASSPRPSRNIQAPPRTRINLAQAGSRPVKTTLAVLSALVLLISALGYFAVGRLGSQLASAGNLHLGGNTSKGSAPDGATDILLVGSDSRTDAQGKPLSREELDALRAGVEDGAYNTDTIMLIRVPNDGTSATAVSIPRDTYIHDDSYGNLKINGVFSSYKTAEEDELRAEGMTDEKRIDKQSTEAGRAGLISAVSDLTGIEVDHYAEVGLLGFVLLTDAVGGVEVCLNEAVNDEFSGANFHAGRQTLDGHQALAFVRQRHGLPRGDLDRVVRQQAFMASMVNKVLSAGTLTNPARLGDMSQAVERSVVLDESMDIMSFATQLSNLAGGNVVFNTIPVTSIDGVGDYGESIVTVDPPQVHAFMRTLLGEDDPDSAGHATDEPDTSEADSSDSSAPEHPATLTVLNAGTIAGLAGSVSSYLTSAGYTVAETTNAVPGVYTTSQIVAPHTEDEAALELSRKLGDMPIVVNETLSPGTLIVVTAEDYAGPRDDSADSADSTEATPSTGATTQATAPREEDAVGQPGADFGTAEVAPEIDAGGTGPRCVN, encoded by the coding sequence GTGACTAAACATTCCTGGCCGCAACCGTCCTCGTCCTCCTCATCAAGGGCGTCCTCGCCGCGCCCCTCGCGCAATATCCAGGCACCCCCGCGCACCCGGATCAACCTCGCGCAGGCGGGCTCGCGGCCGGTCAAGACCACCCTCGCGGTGCTCTCCGCGCTCGTGCTGCTCATCTCCGCCCTGGGGTACTTTGCCGTGGGCCGCCTGGGCTCCCAGCTGGCCTCTGCCGGAAACCTCCACCTGGGCGGCAACACCTCCAAGGGCTCCGCACCCGACGGCGCCACCGACATCCTCCTGGTGGGCTCAGACTCGCGCACCGACGCCCAGGGCAAACCACTGAGCCGGGAGGAACTCGACGCCCTGCGCGCCGGCGTGGAGGACGGCGCCTACAACACGGACACCATCATGCTCATCCGCGTGCCCAACGACGGCACCTCCGCCACCGCCGTGTCCATCCCCCGCGATACCTATATTCACGATGACTCCTACGGCAACCTCAAGATCAACGGCGTATTCAGCAGCTATAAGACCGCCGAGGAGGACGAACTGCGCGCCGAGGGCATGACCGACGAGAAGCGCATTGACAAGCAATCCACCGAGGCAGGGCGCGCCGGGCTCATCTCCGCCGTCTCCGACCTCACCGGCATCGAGGTGGATCATTACGCCGAGGTTGGTCTGCTGGGCTTCGTGCTGCTTACCGACGCCGTGGGCGGCGTGGAGGTATGCCTCAACGAGGCCGTCAATGACGAGTTCTCCGGCGCCAACTTCCACGCCGGGCGGCAAACCCTCGACGGCCACCAGGCGCTGGCCTTTGTGCGCCAGCGCCACGGCCTGCCGCGCGGCGACCTCGACCGAGTGGTGCGCCAGCAGGCCTTCATGGCCTCGATGGTCAATAAGGTGCTCTCCGCAGGTACCCTCACCAATCCCGCCCGCCTGGGCGACATGAGCCAGGCCGTGGAACGCTCCGTGGTGCTCGACGAGAGCATGGACATCATGAGCTTTGCCACCCAGCTCTCCAACCTGGCCGGGGGCAACGTGGTGTTCAACACCATTCCGGTGACCTCCATCGACGGCGTGGGCGACTACGGCGAATCCATCGTCACCGTGGATCCCCCGCAGGTTCACGCCTTCATGCGCACCCTCCTCGGAGAGGACGATCCCGACTCTGCCGGGCACGCCACGGACGAGCCCGATACCTCGGAGGCTGATTCTTCCGACTCCTCCGCGCCCGAGCACCCCGCCACCCTCACCGTGCTCAACGCCGGTACCATCGCTGGCCTGGCCGGTTCCGTCTCCTCCTACCTCACCTCCGCCGGATACACCGTGGCGGAAACCACCAATGCGGTGCCGGGGGTTTATACCACCAGCCAGATCGTGGCCCCGCACACGGAGGATGAGGCCGCCCTGGAACTCTCCCGCAAACTGGGCGATATGCCCATCGTGGTGAACGAGACTCTCAGCCCCGGCACCCTCATCGTGGTCACCGCCGAGGACTACGCGGGCCCCCGGGACGATTCCGCCGACTCCGCCGATTCCACGGAGGCCACCCCAAGCACCGGGGCCACCACCCAGGCCACAGCACCCCGCGAGGAGGACGCCGTGGGTCAACCCGGCGCGGACTTTGGCACCGCCGAGGTGGCCCCGGAGATCGACGCCGGCGGCACCGGGCCGCGCTGCGTGAATTAG
- the rfbD gene encoding dTDP-4-dehydrorhamnose reductase: protein MKVVVTGAAGQLGRCLRLSAPRTARVTWCDRGLLDVTDPRQVADSPLLSGADVVINTAAFTAVDAAEEQREAATALNALAPEYLARRCVREGAHLVHVSTDYVFGAARAGRALIPADPVCPTSVYGSTKAAGEAAIDAVATANPQWRGYTVARTAWLFSGRLLPEHRDFVSTMLRLAQEGVNPRVVSDQTGSPTFALDLARALWEVVGATPAGIVHLAGSGRATWYDLARATFELAGHDPERVRPVSTAEYPTAARRPEWSVLASQKELPEWRDGVARALAATLLAP, encoded by the coding sequence GTGAAGGTGGTTGTCACAGGAGCAGCGGGGCAACTGGGGCGCTGCCTCCGGCTGAGCGCGCCGCGCACGGCCCGGGTGACCTGGTGCGACCGGGGGCTTCTCGACGTCACGGACCCCCGGCAGGTGGCGGACTCCCCGCTGCTGAGCGGCGCGGACGTGGTGATCAACACCGCCGCCTTTACCGCCGTGGACGCCGCGGAGGAGCAGCGCGAGGCCGCCACCGCGCTCAATGCCCTGGCTCCGGAGTACCTGGCGCGGCGCTGCGTGCGGGAGGGGGCGCACCTGGTGCACGTCTCCACCGATTACGTCTTTGGGGCCGCGCGCGCCGGGCGGGCGCTGATCCCGGCCGATCCGGTGTGTCCCACGAGCGTTTACGGCTCCACCAAGGCGGCGGGGGAGGCGGCTATCGACGCCGTGGCCACCGCCAATCCGCAGTGGCGCGGCTACACGGTGGCGCGCACGGCCTGGCTCTTTAGCGGCCGCCTGCTGCCGGAACACCGGGACTTTGTGAGCACCATGCTGCGTCTGGCGCAGGAGGGGGTGAACCCGAGGGTGGTCAGTGATCAGACCGGCAGCCCCACCTTTGCCCTGGATCTGGCGCGCGCCCTGTGGGAGGTGGTGGGGGCGACCCCGGCGGGGATCGTGCACCTGGCCGGTTCCGGCCGGGCCACCTGGTACGACCTCGCGCGCGCCACCTTTGAGCTGGCGGGGCATGATCCTGAGCGGGTGCGACCGGTGAGCACGGCGGAGTATCCCACGGCGGCGCGGCGGCCGGAGTGGTCCGTCCTGGCCTCGCAGAAGGAATTACCCGAGTGGCGCGATGGGGTGGCGCGCGCCCTCGCCGCTACACTTTTGGCACCATGA